A region from the Actinoplanes sp. OR16 genome encodes:
- a CDS encoding amidohydrolase — protein sequence MPIAVPAADLLFVGGRVFTADPAAGYATTVAVRDGLIQAVGADDVRELAGPRTEIVDLRGRLLLPGFQDAHVHAVMGGMELNQCDLTNTTDVAEYLRRVREYADAHPDLEWISGGGWAMESFPGGVPGRELLDSVVPDRPVFLSNRDHHGAWVNSKALELAGITADTPDPEDGRIDRAPDGSPAGGLQEGAMRLVTDLLPETTAADRLAGLHRGQELLFSLGVTAWQDAMVCATNGYPDVSDAYLAAAKDGSLRATVAGALWWDRDRDGSQIPELVAKREKFTVGRLRCDSVKLMLDGVAENFTAAMTSPYRDGCGCATTNRGLSFIDPALLPAYVTELDALGFQAHFHALGDRAVRDALDAVEAARDKNGYTDTRPHLAHLQVVHPDDVPRFRRLGASANLQAYWASHEPQMDDLTIPFLDPDAVGRQYPFGDLRRAGAHLAAGSDWPVTTPDPIEAIHVAVNRVHHGSDYPPFLPGQELDLATALTAYTAGSSFVNHLDDRGVIRAGKVADLVVLDRDPFDAPAREIGEASVAHTYVDGELVYSA from the coding sequence ATGCCGATTGCCGTCCCTGCAGCAGACCTCCTCTTCGTCGGCGGGCGGGTCTTCACCGCCGATCCCGCCGCCGGCTACGCCACCACCGTCGCCGTGCGGGACGGCCTGATCCAGGCGGTCGGCGCCGACGACGTCCGCGAGCTGGCCGGCCCGCGGACCGAGATCGTCGACCTGCGCGGGCGCCTGCTGCTGCCCGGATTCCAGGACGCGCACGTGCACGCCGTCATGGGCGGCATGGAGCTGAACCAGTGCGACCTCACCAACACCACCGACGTGGCCGAGTACCTGCGCCGGGTACGGGAGTACGCCGACGCCCACCCCGATCTGGAGTGGATCTCCGGCGGCGGCTGGGCCATGGAGAGCTTCCCCGGCGGTGTTCCCGGCCGCGAGCTGCTGGACAGCGTCGTACCGGACCGCCCGGTGTTCCTCTCCAACCGCGACCACCACGGCGCCTGGGTGAACAGCAAGGCCCTGGAGCTGGCCGGGATCACCGCGGACACCCCGGACCCGGAGGACGGCCGGATCGACCGGGCGCCGGACGGCTCCCCCGCGGGCGGCCTGCAGGAAGGCGCCATGCGGCTGGTCACCGACCTGCTGCCGGAGACCACCGCGGCCGACCGGCTGGCCGGGCTCCACCGGGGCCAGGAGCTGCTGTTCTCCCTCGGCGTGACGGCCTGGCAGGACGCCATGGTGTGCGCGACGAACGGTTACCCGGACGTCTCCGACGCGTACCTGGCCGCGGCGAAGGACGGCTCGCTGCGCGCCACCGTCGCCGGCGCGCTCTGGTGGGACCGCGACCGGGACGGCTCGCAGATCCCGGAACTGGTCGCGAAGCGGGAGAAGTTCACCGTGGGCCGGCTGCGGTGCGACAGCGTGAAGCTGATGCTCGACGGCGTCGCGGAGAACTTCACCGCGGCGATGACCTCGCCGTACCGGGACGGGTGCGGGTGCGCCACCACGAACCGCGGGCTGTCCTTCATCGACCCGGCCCTGCTTCCGGCGTACGTCACCGAACTGGACGCGCTCGGCTTCCAGGCCCACTTCCACGCCCTCGGCGACCGGGCGGTCCGCGACGCGCTGGACGCGGTGGAGGCGGCGCGGGACAAGAACGGGTACACCGACACCCGGCCGCACCTCGCTCATCTGCAGGTCGTGCACCCCGACGACGTGCCCCGGTTCCGGCGCCTCGGGGCCAGCGCCAACCTGCAGGCGTACTGGGCCTCGCACGAGCCGCAGATGGACGACCTGACGATCCCGTTCCTCGACCCGGACGCGGTCGGCCGCCAGTACCCGTTCGGTGACCTGCGGCGGGCCGGCGCTCATCTGGCCGCGGGCAGCGACTGGCCGGTGACGACCCCGGACCCGATCGAGGCCATCCACGTCGCCGTGAACCGGGTGCACCACGGCAGCGACTACCCGCCGTTCCTGCCCGGTCAGGAGTTGGATCTCGCCACGGCGCTCACGGCGTACACGGCGGGGTCGTCCTTCGTGAATCACCTCGACGACCGAGGCGTGATCCGCGCCGGCAAGGTGGCCGACCTGGTCGTCCTCGACCGCGACCCGTTCGACGCGCCGGCGCGCGAGATCGGCGAGGCGTCGGTGGCGCACACCTACGTCGACGGTGAGCTCGTCTACTCCGCATAA